TCCATCCCTGAAGGAGCATCCGGCCAAGCTCCCAGATTTCCTGGCAGGAATTGGGAAAAGGGTGGTTGGGGtgcagcccctttccctggtgCTACCATGGGGATTTATgtgggggcagagctgcagctccctgggcactgcccctgctctgctgtgcttttctccACGCCTGTGTGGGCTTAGTGAGAGCTCTTAGAGCTCGTGCTAtggaggaatgatgaggaggactccatcttatcagaacACTAATgcattactttattatactgtattattCTGTACATCTAAAACTGAacctgccaagcactcaactctgcacacactgcacagaatctcgtgactgtcgccctcagtcctgacacacacacacacacacctggccctgacaggccaaggaaacaaaacaccatcactgttGGTAAACAGTCTCCACATTGCATTCTACTATTGCACATTCTACTATTGCACATTCTActattgcattctactttggcacagcaaatgagatacgAATaatcttgggaagaattgtgccttgcttttctctgtgaaatgtACACACTAGGCCCTGACAGGCCATGGAAAGAAAACCCCATCACTGTGGGGAAACAATCTCCACactgcattctactttggcacaaaaACAGGCGCAGCAAATGAGATGAGAATaatcttgggaagaattgtgccctgcttttctctgtgaggagaaatgtggGGCTCCAGCTCCTGACCCAGGATCTCATGTCTCCCCACAGCCCATCCGGAAGGGGCAGCGGGAGGTGTACGCAGGCCTGGCCCCCAGGGCCATCTGAAACTCCTCTGATGGCAGCCTGGACCAGCAGCTCGGGATGAAACGCTTCTGCCCACCttgtcccagctctctgcagctctgctgagcctcTGGCGTTCTGGccacaggacagggatgggctgtcCCACCCTGGGGTGTGCTTGGGTTTGCCAGCCCGGAGCAGAAATGAGCACATTGGCATGAGATTTCCTTCTCATTAAAGGACTGCAGCCTCACTGGGCCTCCCTggtctccttttcccctcacacttccctctgctcctgctgcctttccctcagGTTTAATGTCTGCCCTGAGTGCCCCCACTTGGTAGTGGTGTTCCCTGGGCTGAGAACGGATCCTCCTCAGGGGGATTTGCCTCTGACCCGGTCCtgctctccccttcccagcctggccccatttgcagcagtgctgctcacagaagGTGACAGCGTGGCCCTGTGTGGGtttggggctctggggctggttGGTGCTGTGTGTATCTCGCCATCTCCCCGCCGGGGTGTGGGGCCTGCTGTGGTGAaggagcccagctgtgctctaAACCgcatcctggagctgctggggtgcagctcaacgcccccagccctgctctgctgctgcttcctctgctcagggctgcctcAGCCAGGCTTCGAGCTCAAACAGGCACCAAAACAACCCACGGGCCCCTCTTCACTGCTGCACCCCCACTTTGGGGTTTactgcctgcagggctgcaaatTTCCTCATCCTTCCAAGGTGAAGTGATGCTGGCTGGCCCTGTTGGTGTCTGTGTCCTGTTTTGGGGGCTCAGACCACATGAGCTGTTTCTGCTTGGGGCTGGGGAGTGGAGACCTGGCATtgccatcccaaatcccatcctgtgcACCTTCCCAGTGACCAGATCTTCCCAGTGACCagaccccatccctgtgcccttcccagTGACCagaccccatccctgtgccctcccccaggagcagcacacagtagatggagcagggagcccGTGGGACAGGCTCATCTTTATTGGCATTAATACAGAAGTGCAAGAGGTGTGCaatgggcacagggctgcaaGCAGCCCACCCTGGAGGGACCCCCGAGCAAAGCCAGCACGCTGATGAAGGCAGTCCCAGAgtcttcctcctcacctgcgCGCACGGGCGGGAGCCAGCCGGCTGTACTGATCCTCCTCCCGCTctcccaggggctgccagggggaaAAATAAGGGGACATGAACCCAAACTGCACCTGCCAAACCCTGGGAGGGTGAGCTGGGTCAGCCTTGGGCAAGATTCTCTCCACACTGAGGGGTTGAAggtgcacaaacacacacaggggTGCTGGAGgtgtccccacacacacccaGGAATGCTGAAGGTgtccccaaacacacacaggagTGCTGGAGgtgtccccacacacacaggggtgCCCCACACTCACCTGGTAGAGCTCGTTGGAGATCAGGTTCTGCTTGTCAgaggctgaaggaaaaaagaacaacaagCTCAGAAACCAGGGGAGCCTTGGGCAATATGGGGAACATTTCCAAACAAACCCaagagctggctgcagccccccgGGGTGCcacacagagcccccaggggtgccaggcacagcccccgGGCTGGCCCCATCCCTCACCTCGCGAGGTGTGTCCCCTGTCATGGCCACTGATGCAGTACACGGCCACTGCCAGGAGCAGCGTGGCCACCAGGTCGGCGATGACGATGCCCGAGATGGTGGGAGCGTCCACCTCGATGCAGTTCTGGCACACTGCAAACCCAAAAGGACACAAACACTGAGGGCAGGGGCACATCCATCTGTGCCAGTGCAacagagcccagctggctttgctgtgtgacccccgtgtcccccacagcagtgcagggcagaggagcaggtcATGGCACTGAACTGCAGGGCTCTCACAGGGACACCACACGCAGAGGAACCACTGGAGACACTCCCAGGTGAGGGGAAATTCCCTCAAGGCTCGGCTTGGGGGAAAACTccgagcagccctggctctggcaAGGCAGCAGTGAACACTTACTGCGGTAGTGCACCTGGAGCCTGCTCTTCTGGCCTCCTGTCTCACACGTGTAGAGGCCCCTGGGGTCATCATAAACCCCGCTCAGGTCCAGCTGTGCCTCATGCCCTACAGGGCTCCCATCTCTCCACCACGTGATGTTCTTGCCTTGGCCCCTCACACACTCCAGGAACACCTTCCCGCTGAATTCCTTCACGAATATCTGCCCTGTGCaaggagaagggagcagagagCTTCACCTCTGAGCGatgagcagcagggcagagctcggAGCTCCTTCCTGGGCAGGACG
The genomic region above belongs to Zonotrichia leucophrys gambelii isolate GWCS_2022_RI chromosome 24, RI_Zleu_2.0, whole genome shotgun sequence and contains:
- the LOC135457479 gene encoding T-cell surface glycoprotein CD3 gamma chain-like, which encodes MPGGKALSAWGLLASLALASWGVRGQIFVKEFSGKVFLECVRGQGKNITWWRDGSPVGHEAQLDLSGVYDDPRGLYTCETGGQKSRLQVHYRMCQNCIEVDAPTISGIVIADLVATLLLAVAVYCISGHDRGHTSRASDKQNLISNELYQPLGEREEDQYSRLAPARARR